In the genome of Polaromonas vacuolata, the window TCCGCCGCCTTGCTGACGCTGGCGCTGATTGACTGGGACACCACGCTGCTTCCCGACAGCATTAATATGCCGCTGCTCTGGGCTGGTTTGATTGCGGCTGCGCTGCAACTAAACCCCTTGACCCATTTAACTGATGCGTTGTGGGGCGCGGTCGCAGGTTATATGTCTTTGTGGCTGGTGTACTGGGCTTTTAAGCTCGTGACCGGTAAGGATGGTATGGGACAAGGTGACTTCAAACTTTTCGCCGCGTTAGGCGCTTGGTTTGGTTGGACAGCTTTGGTGCCCATCATCTTGATGTCCTCAGTGATAGGTTTGTTGATAGGTTTGGTCATGAAGTTTCGCAGTAATTTGCGTCCCGGCGGCTACATTCCTTTTGGTCCCTTTTTGGCTGGCGCTGGTTTTACTGCTTTGATTTTTGGTCCACAGGCGATTTTGCGCACGGTTGGGCTTTAAGCCATGACGACTACACGGCGGATTGGTCTGACAGGCGGCATAGGCAGCGGCAAAAGTACGGTGGCCCGCCTGCTAGGGCAAGCCGGTGCCGTGATAGTGGACGCTGATGCGGTGTCACGTGAGATGACACTGGCCGGCGGACTGGCCATGGCGGCAATCGAGCAAGCGTTCGGCTCAGCTTTTGTGGCGCCGGATGGGGCGATGGCGCGGGGCTTGATGCGCCAGTTAGTTTTTGAGCAGCCGTCTGCGCGGCTTAGGCTGCAAGCGATTATTCATCCCTTGGTCGGGCAAGAGACCGCGCGTCAGGCCGAGCAAGCTGTTGCTGCCGGCGCTCGTTGCGTGGTGTTTGACATCCCTTTGCTGGTGGAGTCTGAGCACTGGCGCGCAAGGCTAGATCAAGTGTTAGTCGTCGATTGCCGTGAGGAGACCCAGATCGCACGCGTGCTAGGGCGCGAAAAGGCACTGGCAAATAAAGCTGGGCTGGATAGCGCTGGGTGGGACCGCGCTATGGTCGAAAAAGTCATGGCCGGACAAGCGAGCCGGGCAACACGACTGGCTGCGGCTGATGCATCAATTTACAATGATGACTTGTCTTTGACGGATTTGGCTACGGTTGTGAGCCAGATATTGCCGCGCTTGGGGCTATGATGAAATGTCTTAAATTAATGATTCTGTAAAAAAAGCGCCGTGATCCTTTACGAGTACCCTTTAAACGAACGCATACGCACCTACCTCCGGCTCGAACATTTGTTTCGGCGCTTGGGAGAGCTGACAACGCGTGAGCATCCTGTTGATCACCAATACGCCATCATCACCATATTTGAGGTGGTGGATGTGGTCTCCCGGGCCGACCTTAAAACTGACGTTCTCAAAGACCTTGAGAAGCAGAAGTTCACACTCAACAGCTACCGCGGCAACCCAGCTATCGCTGAGACGGTTCTCGATGACTTCACGCGCCAGCTCGATGACTGCTTTACTTCTCTGAGTGCGCTGTCGGGCAAAGCCGGCCAGCAACTGATTGATAACGATTGGCTCATGAGCATACGTAGCCGGGTAGCTATACCAGGTGGCACTTGCGAGTTCGACTTGCCGGCCTACTATGCTTGGCAGCACTTGGCACCCGTACTGCGCCAACAAGACTTGCAGCGCTGGTGCGCGCCCTTGGTGCCCTTGGCCGAATCGGTTCGAATTTTGTTGCAGTTGCTACGCGACGCCGGTGTGGCACAAAAAGTCATGGCCCAAAACGGACAGTATCAGCAAAACTTGCCGCAAGGACGAAGTTTTCAGTTGCTACGTCTGCGTATCGATGCGGCTCAGGGTTTGATACCCGTCATCAGCGGCAATCGCCTGATCGCCTCTGTGCGGCTCATGCGCCAACAAGCCGATGACCGCCTGCATGCCAGCACAGAGGACGCCACGTTTGATTTGACGCTGTGTTCTTGACACCTAAGTATTGCGCGCCATGAAGCCCATAGAACACAAAAAAATTGTTGCTTGCCCCTGCTGCAAGGGCGAGAGCATTTATGCCCCGAGTAATTTATTCCGTCCGTTTTGCAGCGCGCGTTGCAAAAACATGGATCTCGGTGCGTGGGCTAGTGAGAGCTTTCGCTTAGCCACTGAGCCGCCTGTCGATGACGACGGACAAGGTGAGTCTAGGCTGCAGTAATTGGGTTGACCGACTAGCCAAGCCTAGGGCAAACTTGGCGCGCCGTGATTTATCTTGACGGCAAAGTCTCTTCAGCCCTTTGTCTTATCTGGAGATAGGCGCCCATGATTTCATTTATTGCTGCAAGCATCTTGTTCACTTTTTCTATGACGGCTGCCAGCGTTAAAGCTTTCGCTGCGCCGACTTTTGAAACCGCCATGGTCACAGCCACAACCGAGCCAGCCCTGGCTGAAGCGAAGAAAAAAACAGTCAGGAAAAAGGTCGCCAGCAAACTTAAATCCAAAGGTGGGAACACCCGGTTTGAGCGTGGCTCAGAAGAAACTGTGGCCGAGCGCAGTGCAAGGCTTAAACGCGAATGCAAGGGCCGCGTTAATGCTGGGGCTTGTGCCGGTTATACAGACTAAGTTGCAAGTTTTAAAACAAGCAAATTAGTCGATGG includes:
- a CDS encoding DNA gyrase inhibitor YacG, producing MKPIEHKKIVACPCCKGESIYAPSNLFRPFCSARCKNMDLGAWASESFRLATEPPVDDDGQGESRLQ
- the coaE gene encoding dephospho-CoA kinase (Dephospho-CoA kinase (CoaE) performs the final step in coenzyme A biosynthesis.), yielding MTTTRRIGLTGGIGSGKSTVARLLGQAGAVIVDADAVSREMTLAGGLAMAAIEQAFGSAFVAPDGAMARGLMRQLVFEQPSARLRLQAIIHPLVGQETARQAEQAVAAGARCVVFDIPLLVESEHWRARLDQVLVVDCREETQIARVLGREKALANKAGLDSAGWDRAMVEKVMAGQASRATRLAAADASIYNDDLSLTDLATVVSQILPRLGL
- a CDS encoding prepilin peptidase; this encodes MDLVFFLQLHREVFAALAGVFGLMVGSFLNVVVYRLPKMMERQWLDECTDMLASQDGAAPPASATQPPVRFDLILPASRCSSCGHTITWYENIPLLSYLALRGKCAACKTSYGLRYPAVELACGLLFAFCAWRWGASWTALVWCGFSAALLTLALIDWDTTLLPDSINMPLLWAGLIAAALQLNPLTHLTDALWGAVAGYMSLWLVYWAFKLVTGKDGMGQGDFKLFAALGAWFGWTALVPIILMSSVIGLLIGLVMKFRSNLRPGGYIPFGPFLAGAGFTALIFGPQAILRTVGL
- the zapD gene encoding cell division protein ZapD, translated to MILYEYPLNERIRTYLRLEHLFRRLGELTTREHPVDHQYAIITIFEVVDVVSRADLKTDVLKDLEKQKFTLNSYRGNPAIAETVLDDFTRQLDDCFTSLSALSGKAGQQLIDNDWLMSIRSRVAIPGGTCEFDLPAYYAWQHLAPVLRQQDLQRWCAPLVPLAESVRILLQLLRDAGVAQKVMAQNGQYQQNLPQGRSFQLLRLRIDAAQGLIPVISGNRLIASVRLMRQQADDRLHASTEDATFDLTLCS